The following are encoded together in the Pleurocapsa sp. FMAR1 genome:
- a CDS encoding pentapeptide repeat-containing protein has translation MNNLLQQLTKTFYKYQKRNSYVVLCDSIASANELAFMLDGEWDNCNSITLATYDRVAVSSAAALIGAKWCCCGDSVALLPKVAEKVLLERYKKGERYFINANLRCSLLSKQCLKDASLSHAFLNEADLTEIDLSNADLSAADASGANLTRANLTKANLLRTNLSGANLTSANLKGARLQKACLKEANLSGANLDGADLTRADLRGAELNNISLNGANLTGTLLTVEQLPS, from the coding sequence ATGAATAATTTATTACAACAGTTAACTAAAACGTTTTACAAGTACCAAAAGCGCAACTCTTATGTGGTTTTGTGTGATTCGATTGCATCTGCTAACGAACTAGCTTTCATGTTGGATGGAGAATGGGACAATTGTAACAGCATTACCTTAGCTACTTATGACCGAGTAGCCGTCTCTTCAGCAGCAGCTTTAATAGGTGCTAAATGGTGTTGTTGTGGAGACAGCGTAGCTCTATTGCCCAAAGTAGCAGAAAAAGTATTGCTAGAACGTTACAAGAAAGGAGAAAGATATTTTATCAATGCTAATTTAAGATGTTCTCTTCTTTCAAAGCAGTGCTTAAAAGATGCAAGTTTGAGTCATGCTTTCCTCAATGAAGCTGACCTGACTGAAATAGACTTAAGCAATGCTGATTTGTCAGCAGCAGATGCTAGTGGAGCTAATTTGACAAGAGCTAATCTGACCAAGGCAAACTTGTTGAGGACGAACCTAAGTGGAGCTAATTTGACAAGTGCCAACCTTAAAGGAGCGAGATTACAGAAAGCTTGTTTGAAGGAGGCAAATTTAAGTGGTGCTAACTTAGATGGTGCAGATTTAACAAGAGCAGATTTAAGAGGAGCAGAGTTGAATAACATTTCACTCAATGGAGCGAATTTAACAGGAACACTGCTAACAGTTGAACAGTTGCCAAGTTAA